In a genomic window of Akkermansia massiliensis:
- a CDS encoding NAD(P)H-dependent oxidoreductase: MISPEQYIDGLEWRYACKKFDPEARIEKPTWHALAESLRLSPSSLGLQLWKFVVVTNKELKARLREVSWNQSQVEDCSHYVVLCARRTATQRDVDRYLAQIEFTRHPSAEKLASSADFYTGYVKSLTPEKMHTWLDCQVYIAAGFLLSAAAALRVDSCTIGGMDRDKYDEILGLDGTPYRSVVSVALGYRAKDDDYAREAKVRFPAGEVIDIRA, from the coding sequence ATGATCTCTCCGGAACAGTACATTGACGGTCTTGAATGGCGTTACGCCTGCAAGAAGTTTGACCCCGAAGCCCGCATTGAGAAACCCACCTGGCATGCGCTGGCGGAAAGCCTGCGCCTCAGCCCGTCTTCCCTGGGTCTTCAGCTCTGGAAGTTTGTGGTGGTGACGAACAAGGAATTAAAGGCGCGCCTGCGGGAAGTCTCCTGGAACCAGTCCCAGGTGGAGGACTGCTCCCATTACGTGGTGCTTTGCGCCCGCAGGACGGCCACCCAGCGGGACGTGGACCGCTACCTGGCCCAGATTGAGTTCACGCGCCACCCGTCCGCGGAAAAGCTGGCTTCCTCCGCTGATTTCTATACTGGCTATGTAAAATCCCTGACTCCGGAAAAAATGCACACCTGGCTGGATTGCCAGGTGTACATTGCCGCAGGCTTCCTGCTCAGCGCGGCCGCCGCCCTGCGGGTGGATTCCTGCACCATCGGCGGCATGGACCGCGATAAGTATGATGAGATTCTGGGCCTGGACGGCACGCCGTACCGCTCCGTGGTGAGCGTGGCGCTGGGCTACCGCGCGAAGGACGAC
- the hisC gene encoding histidinol-phosphate transaminase gives MSIESFANRHVLELVAYQPGKPIEETARELGLDPHDIVKLASNENPLGPSPKAVEAIARAAAGVNIYPDGAAFRLRSAIAEFCGVEFGQTVVGTGSSEVIELMCHALLNPRAEVVAARHAFSMYPIMSKLFGATYVEVPNKPDWTHDLNGFLDAITDNTRIVFITNPTNPVGTVVTQQEIDDFMAKVPEHVLVCFDEAYREFSDNPPDTLKFVREGRNVIVLRTFSKAYGLAGLRVGYGIAPEHVCSMLHKARAPFNLHVLAQEAALAALEDREHVRRTVENNAEGMRFYEQAFRDMGLEWIPSQGNFILVKVGQGRKVFQDMLARGVIVRAQDGYGLPEWIRISIGTPAENARCIEVLKEVL, from the coding sequence ATGAGTATTGAGAGTTTCGCAAACCGGCATGTGCTGGAATTGGTGGCTTACCAGCCGGGCAAGCCCATTGAGGAGACGGCCCGGGAACTGGGCCTGGATCCCCATGATATTGTGAAACTGGCGTCCAATGAGAACCCGCTGGGGCCGTCCCCCAAGGCGGTGGAGGCCATTGCCCGCGCGGCGGCAGGCGTGAACATTTATCCGGACGGCGCGGCCTTCCGCCTGCGCTCCGCCATTGCGGAGTTCTGCGGCGTGGAGTTTGGCCAGACGGTGGTGGGCACGGGCAGCAGCGAGGTGATTGAGCTGATGTGCCATGCCCTGCTGAATCCCCGGGCGGAGGTAGTGGCCGCCAGGCACGCCTTTTCCATGTACCCCATCATGTCCAAGCTGTTCGGCGCCACGTACGTGGAAGTGCCCAACAAGCCGGACTGGACGCACGATCTGAACGGCTTCCTGGATGCCATTACGGACAACACGCGCATCGTGTTCATTACGAATCCCACCAATCCCGTGGGCACCGTCGTGACCCAGCAGGAGATTGACGATTTCATGGCGAAGGTGCCGGAACACGTGCTGGTATGCTTTGACGAGGCGTACCGGGAGTTTTCCGACAATCCGCCGGATACCCTCAAGTTCGTGCGGGAAGGCCGCAACGTGATTGTTCTCCGCACCTTCTCCAAGGCTTACGGCCTGGCGGGCCTGCGCGTGGGCTACGGCATTGCCCCGGAACACGTGTGCAGCATGCTGCACAAGGCGCGCGCGCCGTTCAACCTGCACGTGCTGGCGCAGGAGGCGGCCCTGGCCGCCCTGGAAGACCGGGAGCACGTGCGCCGCACCGTGGAGAACAATGCCGAGGGCATGCGTTTTTACGAACAGGCTTTCCGGGACATGGGGCTGGAATGGATTCCCAGCCAGGGCAATTTCATCCTGGTGAAGGTGGGGCAGGGCAGGAAGGTGTTCCAGGACATGCTGGCCAGGGGCGTGATCGTCCGCGCGCAGGACGGCTACGGGCTGCCGGAGTGGATCCGCATCAGCATAGGCACCCCCGCGGAAAATGCCCGCTGCATTGAAGTTTTGAAGGAAGTACTTTAA
- a CDS encoding GrpB family protein, translating into MSRRVSDEAALSAMSLEELWRLFPVILSESRPEWAEIYRREKEMLESVVPLSRISRLSHFGSTSVPGLAAKPTIDILLEVRPDSFVFEALPLLEKCGYREMHRDEAQMRLVLVKGYAADGFRGQAFHLHVRPCRDWDELYFRDYLAAHPDEAERYAALKRSLKEKFEFNRDAYTEGKTELIAAMTRRAREEMPGRHVPE; encoded by the coding sequence ATGTCCCGCCGTGTTTCGGATGAAGCCGCCCTGTCCGCCATGAGCCTTGAAGAACTCTGGCGCTTGTTTCCCGTCATCCTGAGCGAATCCAGGCCGGAGTGGGCGGAAATCTACCGGAGGGAGAAAGAGATGCTGGAATCGGTGGTGCCCCTCTCGCGCATCAGCCGCCTTTCCCACTTCGGGAGCACGTCCGTTCCGGGCCTGGCGGCCAAACCCACCATTGACATTCTGCTGGAAGTGCGGCCCGATTCATTTGTTTTTGAAGCGCTTCCCCTGCTGGAAAAGTGCGGCTACCGGGAAATGCACCGGGACGAAGCGCAGATGCGCCTGGTTCTGGTGAAGGGCTATGCCGCGGACGGCTTCCGGGGGCAGGCGTTCCATCTGCATGTGCGGCCCTGCCGGGATTGGGATGAATTGTACTTCCGGGATTACCTGGCCGCGCATCCGGATGAGGCGGAAAGGTACGCCGCCCTCAAGCGTTCCCTGAAAGAGAAGTTCGAATTCAACCGGGATGCCTATACGGAGGGAAAAACGGAGCTGATCGCCGCCATGACCCGCCGGGCGAGGGAAGAAATGCCCGGCAGGCACGTCCCGGAATAA
- a CDS encoding helix-turn-helix domain-containing protein produces MSENQDELKVQIKAWLKQQNISRNDFAEECFVSPNTVRNWLAKVAIPKDKEALIRLMMEKTEREKKLKEAARAHWKPFAVMLSAEDYKLIEEAARRDNMTVEEWAEATLIKDAQKRMKNYYDDESSLPNDIPLAAEIPEEYGAPRPSSSSSSSFSEPSSPRRKPRQ; encoded by the coding sequence ATGAGTGAGAATCAGGATGAACTCAAAGTGCAGATCAAGGCTTGGCTGAAACAGCAGAACATCTCCCGCAATGATTTTGCGGAGGAATGCTTCGTGTCTCCCAACACGGTCCGCAACTGGCTTGCCAAGGTAGCCATTCCCAAAGACAAGGAAGCTCTCATCCGGCTCATGATGGAAAAGACGGAAAGGGAGAAAAAACTGAAGGAGGCGGCAAGAGCCCATTGGAAACCCTTCGCCGTCATGCTGAGCGCCGAGGATTACAAACTCATCGAAGAAGCCGCCAGAAGAGACAACATGACGGTGGAGGAATGGGCGGAAGCCACCCTGATCAAGGACGCCCAGAAGAGGATGAAGAATTATTACGACGACGAAAGCAGCCTCCCGAACGACATCCCTCTGGCAGCGGAAATTCCGGAGGAGTACGGCGCTCCCAGGCCTTCCTCCTCTTCCAGTTCCTCATTCTCCGAACCTTCTTCTCCCCGCCGCAAGCCTCGGCAATAA